A region of the Ignavibacteria bacterium genome:
AATAAGTAACGATAAAAGTTTGGTTACAGAATTTGATGCTGTGACCGAATACACAACTTTAGTTAATTATGATGGTAACATTTTATATAGAGAAATAACGGATAAGAACGGACAGCTTGCAGGGAAGACACTTTACACTTATAATGATAAGGGATTTATTTCGAAGAGAGAATTGTATTTCGGTAATGTTAAAGCTATAGATGAAGTATATGAATTCGGAAATTATGAAAGCGGAGAAGTAAATAACTTTTCTGCCGATGGTACTTTAATGAACAAATCTTTATTTAAACTAAACAGCCAAAAGAAGTTAATAGAAGAATTGAAGTATAATTCGAAAGGAGAAGTTGAACAAAAATATGAATACACGTATGATTCGGAAGGGCGGATGATTGAAGATAGGATTATATTGATTAATGAGCAAAAGACGATTACCAATTATTCTTACGATGAAAACTCTAATGTTATTGAAGAGCAAACGAAGGATAACAGCGGAAATATATTGAGTTATAATAAGTTTGCTTATGAAGGAAATAAGATAATTGAAGAATTAAGGGATTCTAAGGATATAAAATTAAGAAAATTCTATACGTATAAAAATGGAATGCTGCAGAGTATTAAGTTTGAAGATTTAATTGAAAACAGTATATACATTTGGGAGTACAGATATAAATAAACAAAAAGCCCCTCGAGTGAGGGGCTTTTTGTTATATGATTATTCTAATTTTTTATAAATACTTATCTCTGTTATCAACTATCTTAGCATTGTTTGTCAGGTTAGTCATCCATTCCTGAACAGCCTGCTGCTTCTTGTTGGTAAGTAGCTGTTTGCGCAAATCGGCTGCTTTAACAACGTAGTCATTCTGGTCGAAAGGAGTTATCCAGTTAAGGACAGCAATATAATAACCACGAGTTCCTTTTATTGGATTTGTGATTTCGCCCGGTTTCATTGAGAATACAGCGTTATAGAGCGGGTAATCAATACCGAGTTTAACGTCCGGCTTTGCAAAAGAAACACTGTCTGCAGTACTGAATGAATATTGCGGAAATATAGTCTGAAGACCGAGTATATCGCTTCCTGATATTTTAGAACGAATATCTCCGGCTATCTTTTGCAAGTATCCAAATTTCTTTATTTGAGCGACTTTAGGTTTGACGAGAGTAACTTTAACAGAGTCGAAATTTTTTGTGCCTTCTGAAATTTTATCGGTAATCATATAAACACCATATCCGCCTTGGATTTTAGTCGGTCCATATAGTTTCGATTTCTTGTTTGAAAGACCGAACTCAATAATATTCTTGTTCTGACCCGCACCGGGAACAAAGCCCCCTTTTGATACTTCAGGTGTTGTATAAATAGGGATATTCATATTCTTTGCAAGAGAGTCGATTATAGCGCCGTTTTCTACATCGGACATAAACTCCTGTGCTTTCTTGCGAGCGACATCCTTAGTCCTTTGACCTGCGGTTACAGGCTTTCTGATTTCCGCAAACTTAAACTCTTTCTTTGATTTGTTTTTAATATAGATTATATGAAAGCCGAACTGAGTTTTAATAGGACCTATAATACTTCCAACTGAACCATTTAACGCGGCATCTTCAAATTCCTTTACCATAGCCCCTTTAGTAAACCATCCGAGGTCACCGCTGTTCTGCTTAGCAGATTGATCCTGAGAAAGTTCGAATGCAAGCTTAGCAAAATCTTCACCGCTCTTTGCACGTTTTAGAATATCTTCCGCTTGCTTCTTTGCAGCTGCTGTATCGGTTCCGAAATTTATAAGAATGTGTGAAGCGTTAACGAAAGATTCATCACCTTCTTTTGATTCGAGCATTTTAATAACTTTGTAACCGTCCTGATCGATAATTATATTTGAAACTTCATCAGGTTTAGCATTAAAGAGAAAGTTTAGTGCATTCTTTCCTGCAGCGCCTAATGCGTTTGGTTTCTGGAAATCTGCTTTGAAAGGAACGGAAGAGTTATCGTTAACAAGTTTGATTAAAGAAGAATCTTCCATCATTGCACTCTTCATATCTTTGACCATAAACTCCATCTGTTTCTTTACGGAATTTGTATCATCTATAGTTGGAGCGTCGGAGAAAACAACATATTTGAATTTAACAGCTTCTTCCTGTTTGAATTCGTCCTTATGCTTATTGAAATAATCTTTCATTTCCTCTTCAGAAACCTGGAACTGCATTGTATCAGTAACGGCATTAACGTCGAGGAAAGCATAATTAAAGCTTGCTTTTATATTATCATCTTTATATTTCTGAAGAACGTCTTCCTCGGGAATGATAACTGAAGCAGTGATATAGTTTTGAAGCTTATCGGATAAGAGAACTTCACGCATATAGACCTCGACCTGATTCCAGAACTGAGTAGCCTCTTTAGTTTTCATACCGAGAGCCTGCTGGTAGAACTCCATATTAAAGACGCCTGTTGAATCCATAAAGTTACGTCTTATGGCTTCGGGGAGCTCATCGGGTCTGTTGTAAATAAAGTCGAGTATTTCGTTATCGGAGACTGTGATTCCGAGTCTATCGATTTCCTGTTTAGTAAGTTTTTGCTGAACGAGTTGATTCCAAACCTGTTCTTTAATCTGTTCGAGTGTAGCATCATCAACGTCTTTGCCTCCATTTTGCTGTCTCATCATTTCGAGCTGCTGCTGGAGAGCTTGTTCATATTCCTGATAAGTAATTTCTTCACCGTTTACACTACCAAAGATAACCATATCTCCACCTCTTAAACCAACGTAATTCATACCCCATTCAAAAACAATAAGACCGACAAAAGCAATGATGAGAAAAACGATAATATAAGGCATCTTATCGCGCATCTTATTCATTACGCCTGTACCATGTGAAGCTTTTTGTCTTGTAATCATTACCGAAACAACTCCTTTAAAATATATTTAGTGTTATAAAATTAAGTTAAAACAAACATGAAAAATAAGTGATTTATGGAGGAAAATCAATTCAAATGTGTAAGAAACAGAGAAATTGAGAAAAATGAATGCAGCGGTATTTTACATTCTCAAAGCCGGACTAATTGGAATTAAGTGCCAGCTTTGTACCGGGGATGAACGGCGGATTAGGCGCACAGTAAGTGAGTACGACATGTGAACGAAGTAAGGAGGAAGTAAGACTGAATATATAGTGGATATAAAGTGGGTTTAAAGTGAATATGGAGAGGATAAATGTCTATTATACTGTAATTACAGTAAATATCTTAAAATTATGCGATTTGTAACTAAATAACATACTGTTTATTTGCATAATTCAAGCGTATAGTATAATATATACAATATATTATATTTTTTAAACATAGAATAGAAGAAAATAATTCCGTTGAAAAGAAAAAATATTTAGTGTATGTTGTACGAAATTCATTTCATGGGATTAAAAAAGAAATATGACATAGTAATACTTACTGACTCAAGGTTTGTGAATCCAGTTGGTGCAGACGAATATGTTCAGAATATTCTTTTAGAGGATAATTATGCGAAGGAGGCGTTAGAGAGAAGGGGATTAAGAGTCGGAAGGACGAACTGGGACAATTCTGAATTTGACTGGACTAAGACAGAATATACAATTTTTAAAACGACATGGGATTATTTTAACAGGTATGAAGAGTTTTCGAAGTGGCTTGATGAGGTTAGCAAAAAAACGAAACTAATAAACCGAATCGAGACGATTCGCTGGAATGCGGATAAACATTATCTGCTTGATTTGAAGAATAGTGGTGTTAACATACCGAAAACGATATTTATTGAGAAGGGTGATGAGAGAGGGCTGACAGATATATTTTTGAATTCAGGATGGATAGATTCAATATTAAAACCCGTTGTTTCAGGCGGTGGAAGACATACATATAAGATTGACAGAGTTAATGTCTTTGAATACGAAAAGAATTACAGAGAACTTATAGAGAAAGAAGGTATGATGCTTCAGGAGTTTCAGTACAGTGTGTTAAAGGAAGGTGAAAAGACATTTGTAGTTTTTGGTGGAAAGTTTTCACACGCTGTTTTAAAGAAAGCTAAAGCTGGTGATTTCAGAGTACAAGATGATTTTGGAGGAACGGTTCATAAATACGATGCGAGTGCGGAAGAGATTGAATTTGCGGAGAGAGTCGTGTCAATGTGCAATCCATTCCCGGTGTATGGTAGGGTAGATGCCATAAAGGACAATGACGGAAATCTTGCCGTATCAGAGCTGGAGCTGATTGAGCCGGAGTTGTGGTTCAGGACGAAACCCAAGTCAGCGGAAATGTATGCGGA
Encoded here:
- a CDS encoding peptidylprolyl isomerase, coding for MITRQKASHGTGVMNKMRDKMPYIIVFLIIAFVGLIVFEWGMNYVGLRGGDMVIFGSVNGEEITYQEYEQALQQQLEMMRQQNGGKDVDDATLEQIKEQVWNQLVQQKLTKQEIDRLGITVSDNEILDFIYNRPDELPEAIRRNFMDSTGVFNMEFYQQALGMKTKEATQFWNQVEVYMREVLLSDKLQNYITASVIIPEEDVLQKYKDDNIKASFNYAFLDVNAVTDTMQFQVSEEEMKDYFNKHKDEFKQEEAVKFKYVVFSDAPTIDDTNSVKKQMEFMVKDMKSAMMEDSSLIKLVNDNSSVPFKADFQKPNALGAAGKNALNFLFNAKPDEVSNIIIDQDGYKVIKMLESKEGDESFVNASHILINFGTDTAAAKKQAEDILKRAKSGEDFAKLAFELSQDQSAKQNSGDLGWFTKGAMVKEFEDAALNGSVGSIIGPIKTQFGFHIIYIKNKSKKEFKFAEIRKPVTAGQRTKDVARKKAQEFMSDVENGAIIDSLAKNMNIPIYTTPEVSKGGFVPGAGQNKNIIEFGLSNKKSKLYGPTKIQGGYGVYMITDKISEGTKNFDSVKVTLVKPKVAQIKKFGYLQKIAGDIRSKISGSDILGLQTIFPQYSFSTADSVSFAKPDVKLGIDYPLYNAVFSMKPGEITNPIKGTRGYYIAVLNWITPFDQNDYVVKAADLRKQLLTNKKQQAVQEWMTNLTNNAKIVDNRDKYL